A part of Aegilops tauschii subsp. strangulata cultivar AL8/78 chromosome 2, Aet v6.0, whole genome shotgun sequence genomic DNA contains:
- the LOC109770951 gene encoding probable isoaspartyl peptidase/L-asparaginase 2, with product MARWAIAIHGGAGVDPNLPEHRQEEAKRVLARCLQVGVDLLRAGATALDVVEAVVRELETDPCFNSGRGSALTRAGTVEMEASIMDGRGRRCGAVSGVSTVKNPVSLARRVMDKSPHSYLAFDGAEHFAREQGLEVVDNSYFITEENVSMLKLAKEANSILFDYRIPLAGADTCSALAAAVEGHGSNGMVMNGLPISIYAPETVGCAVVDSNGFTAAATSTGGLMNKMTGRIGDSPLIGAGTYACGHCAVSCTGEGEAIIRSTLARDVAAVMEYKGLPLQEAVDFCVKERLDEGFAGLIAVSGTGEVAYGFNCTGMFRGCASEDGFMEVGIWE from the exons ATGGCGCGCTGGGCTATTGCCATCCACGGCGGCGCGGGCGTGGACCCCAACCTGCCGGAGCACCGCCAGGAGGAGGCCAAGCGGGTGCTGGCGCGGTGCCTGCAGGTCGGCGTCGACCTGCTGCGGGCTGGTGCGACGGCGCTGGACGTCGTGGAGGCCGTGGTGCGGGAGCTGGAGACGGACCCCTGCTTCAACTCCGGCCGCGGCTCCGCGCTCACCCGCGCCGGCACCGTCGAGATGGAGGCCAGCATCATGGACGGCCGCGGCCGCCGCTGCGGCGCCGTCTCGGGCGTCTCCACCGTTAAAAACCCCGTGTCCCTCGCCCGCCGCGTCATGGACAAGTCCCCCCACTCCTACCTCGCCTTCGACGGCGCCGAGCATTTCGCGCGCGAGCAG GGTCTTGAGGTTGTGGACAACAGCTACTTCATCACGGAGGAGAACGTCAGTATGCTCAAGCTCGCCAAGGAGGCCAACAGCATCCTCTTCGACTACCGCATCCCGCTGGCCGGGGCCGACACCTGCAGcgcgctggcggcggcggtggagggccACGGCAGCAACGGCATGGTGATGAACGGGCTGCCCATCAGCATCTACGCGCCGGAGACGGTGGGGTGCGCGGTGGTGGACTCTAACGGCTTcacggcggcggctacctccacGGGAGGGCTGATGAACAAGATGACGGGACGCATCGGCGACTCGCCGCTCATCGGCGCCGGCACCTACGCGTGCGGTCACTGCGCCGTGTCTTGCACTGGCGAGGGCGAGGCCATCATCCGCTCCACGCTGGCGCGGGACGTGGCGGCCGTCATGGAGTATAAAGGGCTCCCGCTGCAGGAGGCCGTGGACTTCTGCGTCAAGGAGCGGCTCGACGAGGGGTTCGCGGGGCTCATCGCCGTGTCCGGCACCGGCGAGGTTGCCTACGGGTTCAACTGCACCGGCATGTTCCGGGGCTGTGCCAGCGAGGACGGCTTCATGGAGGTCGGCATCTGGGAGTGA